One Alligator mississippiensis isolate rAllMis1 chromosome 16, rAllMis1, whole genome shotgun sequence genomic region harbors:
- the HOMER3 gene encoding homer protein homolog 3 produces MSTAREQPIFSTRAHVFQIDPTTKRNWIPASKHALTVSYFYDATRNVYRIISVGGTKAIINSTITPNMTFTKTSQKFGQWADSRANTVYGLGFASEQHLSQFAEKFQEVKEAARLAREKSQDKTELTNPALNITSHQVLPSPIISSNGPGEEKLFRSQSADVEMTTEKERLKKMLSEGSVSEVQWEAEFFTLQDNNNKLVAALHEANASVDQWKNQLAAYQEETETLRQRVAELELQGAQDSSNESNKEDLSQTLEELELLIKSKDEEIQMLKSQKCSRWEAEGEREEMLQKLQELEARNAELERRLHLAEQTLAETLAEREKMQSEVTKAAELMDVKIFELSEIRQGLAKLLESN; encoded by the exons ATGTCAACAGCTAG GGAGCAGCCCATCTTCAGCACCAGGGCCCACGTGTTCCAGATCGACCCGACCACCAAACGGAACTGGATCCCGGCCAGCAAGCACGCCCTGACCGTCTCCTACTTCTACGATGCCACACGCAACGTCTACCGCATCATCAGCGTGGGCGGCACCAAG GCCATCATCAACAGCACCATCACCCCCAACATGACCTTCACAAAGACCTCCCAGAAGTTCGGACAATGGGCAGACAGCCGGGCCAACACAGTGTATGGGCTGGGCTTCGCTTCAGAGCAGCATCTCTCCCAG TTCGCAGAGAAGTTCCAGGAGGTGAAGGAAGCTGCCCGCTTGGCGAGGGAGAAATCGCAGGATAAGACAGAGCTGACCAATCCCGCCCTGAACATCACTTCTCACCAG GTGTTGCCCAGCCCCATCATCAGCTCCAATGGGCCAGGAGAGGAGAAGCTGTTTCGGAGCCAGAGTGCCGACGTCGAGATGACGACAGAGAAGGAGCGGCTGAAGAAGATGCTCTCCGAGGG CTCGGTGAGCGAGGTCCAGTGGGAGGCCGAGTTCTTTACCCTCCAGGACAACAACAACAAGCTGGTGGCTGCTCTGCACGAGGCCAACGCCAGTGTGGACCAGTGGAAGAACCAGCTGGCCGCGTACCAGGAGGAGACGGAGACACTGCGGCAGCGG GTGGCTGAGCTGGAGTTGCAGGGAGCTCAGGATTCCTCCAACGAGAGCAACAAGGAGGACCTGAGCCAGacgctggaggagctggagctgctgatcAAGTCAAAGGACGAG GAAATTCAGATGCTGAAGAGCCAGAAGTGCAGCCGGTGGGAGGCCGAGGGGGAGCGCGAGGAGATGCTGCAGAAGCTGCAG GAGCTGGAGGCCCGGAACGCAGAGCTGGAGCGACGCCTGCACCTGGCTGAGCAGACGCTGGCCGAGACCCTGGCCGAGAGGGAGAAGATGCAGAGCGAGGTCACCAAGGCAGCCGAGCTCATGGACGTCAAGATATTCGAGCTCAGCGAGATCCGGCAGGGACTGGCCAAGCTCCTGGAGAGCAACTGA